The Flammeovirgaceae bacterium genome contains a region encoding:
- a CDS encoding MFS transporter has translation MTIQERLTQIKTGFSSTFWIANTLELFERFAYYGSKAVLTVYLATKVGLQEEAGFLAGVFNLVLYSLPIVAGVFVDKYGFRKTLIACFAFFCIGYFLIGLAGLEFGQDFVAIFGKRNYVLAVLLLTAIGGSLIKPCIVGTVAKTSKKDAQALGFSIYYTLVNLGGAIGPILALQVRETWGIEYVLIMSSITSFFLIIGTVLFFKEPVERGEPTEVRTFQKVFGDMVLVFGNLRFITFLLIFSGFWMMFWQIFYSFPFYVTDVLKFERFELLETVDAWSIIILTVPVTALVSKWKPITAMTLGFSIASLSWIIIGVWATVPAAIIGIFFFALGEAIQAPRFYEYVGSLAPRHQVGTFMGFAFLPVAIGSFTAGIIADWLRGSYLSTNPSMMWYTLAGIGILSTLLMLIYNKFLTPNQPQS, from the coding sequence ATGACCATCCAGGAACGACTTACTCAGATTAAAACCGGATTCAGTTCTACGTTTTGGATCGCAAACACCCTTGAACTTTTTGAACGGTTTGCCTATTACGGATCAAAGGCTGTGCTTACAGTTTACCTCGCTACAAAAGTGGGCCTTCAGGAAGAGGCAGGTTTTTTAGCCGGTGTGTTTAACCTGGTGCTTTATTCCCTTCCTATTGTAGCCGGTGTGTTTGTTGATAAGTACGGTTTTCGTAAAACGCTTATTGCCTGCTTTGCTTTTTTCTGTATCGGCTATTTTTTGATTGGGCTGGCCGGGCTTGAGTTTGGGCAAGACTTCGTGGCCATTTTCGGTAAGCGCAACTATGTATTGGCCGTCCTTCTGCTGACGGCCATAGGCGGATCGTTGATTAAACCATGCATCGTTGGAACCGTAGCCAAAACAAGTAAAAAGGATGCACAGGCTTTGGGCTTTTCTATATATTATACGCTGGTTAATCTGGGCGGAGCCATCGGCCCCATACTCGCTTTGCAGGTTCGCGAAACGTGGGGAATCGAATACGTTTTAATCATGTCATCTATTACTTCATTTTTCCTGATTATCGGAACGGTTTTGTTTTTTAAAGAACCCGTGGAACGCGGTGAGCCGACAGAGGTCCGGACCTTTCAAAAAGTGTTTGGTGATATGGTGCTTGTTTTTGGTAATCTGCGTTTCATAACCTTTTTACTGATTTTCTCCGGCTTCTGGATGATGTTCTGGCAGATTTTTTATTCGTTCCCGTTTTATGTTACCGATGTTTTAAAATTTGAACGGTTTGAATTACTGGAAACAGTGGATGCGTGGAGCATTATTATCCTTACTGTTCCGGTAACAGCATTGGTAAGCAAATGGAAACCGATAACAGCCATGACACTCGGCTTCAGCATTGCCAGTCTTTCGTGGATTATTATTGGTGTATGGGCAACGGTGCCGGCCGCGATAATCGGTATATTCTTTTTTGCCTTGGGTGAGGCAATTCAGGCGCCCCGATTTTATGAGTACGTTGGCTCGCTGGCGCCAAGGCATCAGGTGGGTACATTCATGGGTTTTGCTTTTCTGCCGGTAGCTATCGGTTCGTTTACAGCTGGTATAATAGCCGACTGGCTGCGCGGTTCTTACCTGAGTACGAATCCTTCTATGATGTGGTACACATTGGCCGGAATAGGTATTCTATCAACCTTGTTAATGCTCATCTATAATAAGTTTTTAACACCCAACCAACCTCAATCCTAA